The proteins below are encoded in one region of Mangifera indica cultivar Alphonso chromosome 7, CATAS_Mindica_2.1, whole genome shotgun sequence:
- the LOC123221188 gene encoding protein STRICTOSIDINE SYNTHASE-LIKE 13 — MEKKSLLKDETLLLQHPLLLLLVLALGFVIMDPLDMGPVGGHEFRPVKHDIASYKQVMMKWPRDNNSRLGDGKLEFVDQVFGPESLEFDSFGRGPYAGLADGRIVRWMGQDIGWETFAIVTTNWSEKLCARGVDSTTAKQWKHEKWCGRPLGLRFSKETGDLYIADAYYGLLVVGPEGGLATPLATQAAGKPILFANDLDIHRNGSIFFTDTSKRYNRVNHFFIMLEGEATGRLLRYDPPSKTTHVVLDGLAFPNGVQFSKDQSFLLFTETTNCRLMKYWMEGPRAGAVELVANLPGFPDNVRINEKGQFWVAIDCCRTAAQEVLTHNPWIRSVYFRLPIRMSILARMMGMKMYTVISLFNEKGEILEVLEDQKGVVMKLVSEVKEVQGKLWIGTVAHNHIATLPYP, encoded by the exons ATGGAGAAGAAAAGCCTTCTCAAGGATGAAACTCTGTTGTTGCAGCACCCATTGCTGCTGCTTCTTGTTCTAGCTTTAGGATTTGTTATAATGGACCCTCTTGACATGGGTCCTGTAGGTGGCCATGAGTTCAGGCCAGTGAAGCATGATATTGCTTCGTACAAGCAGGTCATGATGAAGTGGCCAAGGGACAACAACAGCCGGTTGGGGGATGGGAAGTTGGAGTTTGTTGATCAAGTTTTTGGCCCAGAATCATTGGAATTTGATAGTTTCGGGCGTGGCCCCTATGCAGGATTAGCTGATGGACGGATTGTTAGATGGATGGGACAGGACATTGGATGGGAAACATTTGCAATTGTAACAACAAATTG GTCAGAGAAGCTGTGTGCTAGAGGAGTAGACTCAACCACAGCTAAACAATGGAAGCACGAGAAATGGTGCGGTCGCCCACTTGGCCTGAGATTCAGCAAGGAGACTGGAGATTTGTACATAGCTGATGCTTATTATGGCTTACTAGTAGTTGGACCTGAAGGAGGACTTGCTACACCTTTAGCAACGCAAGCTGCAGGGAAGCCCATACTCTTTGCCAATGATCTTGACATTCATAGAAATGGATCTATCTTCTTCACAGACACTAGCAAGAGATACAACAGAGT GAACCATTTCTTTATCATGTTGGAAGGAGAAGCAACTGGTAGACTTCTGAGATATGATCCTCCTTCCAAAACAACTCATGTAGTCTTAGATGGCTTGGCTTTCCCAAATGGAGTACAGTTTTCTAAAGACCAATCCTTCCTGCTTTTCACTGAGACTACCAATTGCAG GCTAATGAAATACTGGATGGAGGGTCCAAGAGCAGGAGCTGTTGAACTCGTTGCAAACCTTCCAGGTTTTCCAGACAATGTAAGAATAAATGAGAAAGGCCAATTCTGGGTGGCCATAGATTGTTGCAGGACTGCAGCACAAGAAGTTTTGACACATAATCCATGGATTAGAAGCGTCTATTTCCGGCTACCGATCCGAATGAGCATCCTGGCAAGGATGATGGGAATGAAAATGTACACAGTTATCTCACTGTTCAATGAAAAGGGAGAGATCCTGGAAGTTCTTGAGGATCAAAAGGGAGTGGTGATGAAGCTTGTGAGTGAAGTAAAAGAGGTTCAAGGGAAGCTGTGGATTGGAACAGTGGCTCATAACCACATTGCTACACTTCCTTACCCTTGA
- the LOC123221189 gene encoding RHOMBOID-like protein 13, with protein sequence MGRPLFYEIVEKPATSCIIGICSAIWFYIQKKNIGYSHVGLSYETAVEGHHWRIITSAFSHISVLHLVFNMSALWSLGVVEQLQHMGLGVAYYLHYTLILVVLSGALVLGMYHILIQRFKLEYFRRVTAVGYSCVVFGWMTILSVKQPSSKLDLFGFLSLPISFAPFESLIFTSIIVPQASFLGHLSGIIVGYAIAWGLIHGMNNYWALSMLGWIVLVFVYSLKRSGTYDFNFLEIESVTDPSFPSVRFIGNGRTLQMSSIPAEGIEIV encoded by the coding sequence ATGGGGAGGCCATTGTTTTATGAGATTGTGGAGAAACCGGCTACAAGTTGTATAATTGGAATATGTAGTGCAATATGGTTTTATATAcagaagaaaaatatagggtATTCACATGTGGGTTTGAGTTATGAAACTGCCGTAGAAGGGCACCATTGGAGGATAATTACGTCAGCTTTTTCGCACATAAGTGTTCTGCATCTTGTTTTCAATATGAGTGCACTTTGGAGTCTTGGTGTTGTAGAACAATTGCAGCATATGGGTCTTGGCGTGGCATATTATCTTCACTACACACTTATTTTAGTTGTGTTATCCGGTGCTCTTGTCTTGGGGATGTACCATATATTGATACAAAGATTTAAGCTTGAATATTTTCGAAGAGTGACTGCTGTTGGGTACTCTTGTGTTGTTTTTGGGTGGATGACTATTCTTTCTGTGAAACAACCCTCTTCAAAGTTGGATCTCTTTGGATTTCTTTCACTACCCATCAGTTTTGCACCATTCGAGTCATTGATTTTCACTTCTATTATTGTTCCACAAGCTAGTTTTCTTGGGCATTTGTCGGGAATCATTGTTGGGTATGCTATAGCTTGGGGTTTGATTCACGGGATGAATAATTACTGGGCACTTTCTATGTTGGGATGGATTGTGCTTGTGTTTGTGTACAGTTTGAAGCGGTCTGGTACGTATGATTTCAATTTTCTTGAGATAGAATCTGTCACAGATCCATCCTTTCCTTCTGTCCGGTTTATTGGAAATGGTAGAACCTTGCAGATGAGTTCAATTCCAGCTGAAGGCATTGAAATTGTCTAA
- the LOC123219929 gene encoding B-box zinc finger protein 25-like, translated as MKIQCDVCEKAPATLICCADEAALCAKCDVEVHAANKLASKHQRLLLQCFSNKLPPCDICQEKTAFIFCVEDRALFCKDCDEPIHSAGSLSANHQRFLATGIRVGLSSSCTKDTERSKFDPPDQSTQQTSVELPALQPSSVSSPWAVDDLLQFSDFASFEKKEQLEFGELEWLADTRLFCDQLPHEALAAAEVPQLPISQPSNVPSYRAMKSSMLHKKPRIEIPEDSDEYFTVPDLG; from the exons ATGAAGATTCAGTGTGATGTGTGTGAGAAAGCTCCTGCAACACTGATTTGTTGTGCAGACGAGGCTGCACTCTGTGCAAAATGTGACGTAGAAGTTCATGCAGCTAACAAATTGGCAAGCAAGCACCAAAGGCTGCTCCTTCAGTGCTTTTCCAACAAGCTTCCTCCTTGTGATATATGCcaa GAGAAGACTGCTTTCATTTTCTGTGTTGAAGACAGAGCCCTCTTCTGTAAGGACTGTGATGAACCGATCCATTCAGCTGGTAGCCTTTCGGCAAACCATCAGAGGTTCCTGGCCACTGGAATCCGAGTAGGTTTGAGCTCTAGTTGCACCAAGGATACTGAAAGAAGTAAATTCGATCCACCTGATCAGAGTACACAACAAACTTCTGTCGAATTGCCTGCATTGCAACCATCAAGTGTGTCATCTCCATGGGCTGTGGATGATCTACTACAATTTTCAGACTTTGCATCCTTTGAAAAG AAAGAGCAACTCGAGTTTGGAGAGCTTGAATGGCTAGCCGACACGAGACTTTTCTGTGACCAACTTCCTCATGAGGCGCTAGCAGCGGCTGAAGTTCCTCAACTTCCTATTTCCCAGCCCAGCAATGTTCCCTCTTACAGAGCGATGAAATCCAGCATGCTGCACAAGAAGCCTAGAATCGAAATCCCAGAAGACAGCGATGAGTATTTCACTGTCCCAGATCTTGGCTAA